A stretch of the Psychroserpens sp. Hel_I_66 genome encodes the following:
- a CDS encoding ABC transporter ATP-binding protein: MKELKHINKYFKKYKYQLLLGIIITIGAKIFALFTPRYIGKAITTISNRLKGDITQEVFKQELATDIGFLIGAAVITGIFTFFMRQTIINVSRYIEYDLKNEIYQQYQNLSLNFYKANRTGDLMNRISEDVGKVRMYAGPAIMYTINTVTLFIVALIYMISVAPKLTLYTVLPLPLLSFIIYKLSKVINKRSRIVQEYLSHLSAYTQESFSGISVIKSYGIESRNYDEFNKLSSESKQKQIDLTKVQALFFPSMILLIGVSNILVAYIGGMQYINGEIQEIGTIAEFLIYVNMLTWPVATVGWVTNLVQQAEASQKRINQFLKEKPEVKNLNDTPTSIDGNIEFKDITYIYPDTNIKALDHVSFSLKKGETLAILGKTGSGKSTILDLIGRLYDVQDGKILIDGKQIDQIHLKSLRDSIGYVPQDAFLFSDTIENNIMFGKEDATEEEVIKAAKNADVHKNIKTFNNGYKTKLGERGITLSGGQKQRISIARAIIKAPEIMLFDDCLSAVDTETEEKILTSLREISEGKTTIIVSHRVSSAKDADKIIVLKDGKIIQNGTHETLIDADGYYKKLYLKQLTTKEL; the protein is encoded by the coding sequence ATGAAAGAACTAAAACATATAAATAAGTACTTTAAAAAGTATAAATACCAACTTTTGTTAGGTATCATAATTACTATTGGCGCAAAAATATTTGCCTTGTTTACACCACGATATATTGGTAAAGCTATTACGACAATTTCCAATAGACTAAAAGGTGATATCACCCAAGAAGTGTTTAAACAAGAACTTGCCACAGATATAGGTTTTCTTATTGGAGCTGCTGTTATCACTGGTATTTTTACTTTTTTCATGAGACAAACCATTATTAATGTGTCTCGATATATTGAGTATGATTTAAAAAATGAAATCTACCAGCAATATCAAAACTTATCACTTAATTTCTATAAAGCCAATAGAACTGGTGATCTTATGAATAGAATTAGTGAAGATGTTGGAAAAGTTAGAATGTACGCAGGACCCGCAATTATGTACACTATCAATACCGTAACACTTTTTATAGTTGCTCTAATATATATGATTAGTGTCGCTCCAAAATTAACTTTGTATACAGTTTTACCTTTACCATTGCTATCTTTTATTATTTACAAATTAAGTAAGGTAATTAATAAGCGTAGTAGGATTGTACAAGAATATTTATCCCATTTATCTGCATATACCCAAGAATCCTTTAGCGGAATTTCAGTTATAAAATCCTACGGAATAGAATCCAGAAACTACGATGAGTTTAATAAACTTTCTTCGGAAAGCAAACAGAAACAAATTGATTTAACTAAGGTGCAAGCTTTATTTTTCCCATCTATGATTTTACTTATTGGTGTTAGTAACATTCTCGTGGCTTATATTGGAGGTATGCAATACATCAATGGAGAAATACAAGAAATTGGTACCATAGCAGAGTTTTTAATCTATGTCAATATGTTGACCTGGCCTGTTGCGACAGTGGGTTGGGTAACCAATTTGGTGCAGCAAGCTGAAGCATCACAAAAGAGAATCAACCAGTTTTTAAAAGAAAAACCCGAAGTAAAAAATTTAAACGACACACCAACTTCTATAGATGGCAATATAGAATTTAAGGATATCACCTATATCTATCCAGACACAAATATTAAAGCTTTAGACCACGTAAGCTTTTCATTAAAAAAAGGTGAAACCCTTGCCATTTTAGGAAAAACAGGTTCTGGAAAATCAACTATTCTAGATTTAATTGGACGTTTGTATGATGTACAGGATGGTAAAATTTTAATTGATGGCAAGCAAATAGATCAAATACACCTCAAAAGCCTTAGGGATAGCATCGGCTATGTGCCACAGGACGCATTTTTGTTTTCAGACACTATTGAAAACAATATCATGTTTGGAAAAGAAGATGCTACTGAAGAAGAAGTCATAAAAGCTGCGAAAAACGCTGATGTACATAAAAACATAAAGACCTTCAACAATGGTTATAAGACTAAATTAGGAGAACGAGGTATCACACTTTCAGGTGGGCAAAAGCAGAGAATTTCTATTGCTAGAGCTATCATTAAAGCTCCAGAGATTATGCTTTTTGATGATTGCCTTTCTGCAGTTGATACAGAAACTGAAGAAAAAATCCTCACTAGTCTTCGAGAAATTTCCGAAGGAAAAACAACTATAATTGTAAGTCATCGTGTCTCTTCTGCAAAAGATGCAGATAAGATAATTGTACTTAAAGATGGTAAAATTATTCAAAACGGTACTCACGAAACCCTTATAGACGCAGATGGTTACTACAAAAAACTGTACTTAAAACAACTTACCACAAAAGAATTATAG
- a CDS encoding PUR family DNA/RNA-binding protein encodes MSDHGMMEKEEIFSKVLRAGRRTYFFDVRATKAGDYYLTITESKKFTNDDGSFHYKKHKIYLYKEDFSEFNEILKEMTDYIIDEKGDEVISERHQKDFKKEDYNADDITEGGESSNTDSAEKFTDINFEDI; translated from the coding sequence ATGAGTGATCATGGAATGATGGAGAAAGAGGAAATTTTCTCAAAAGTTTTAAGGGCAGGTAGAAGAACTTATTTTTTTGATGTTAGAGCAACTAAAGCTGGAGATTATTATCTTACGATTACAGAGAGTAAGAAATTCACGAACGACGATGGTTCTTTTCATTATAAAAAACATAAAATCTACTTGTACAAAGAAGATTTTAGTGAGTTTAATGAGATTTTAAAAGAAATGACCGATTACATTATTGATGAAAAAGGTGATGAAGTTATTAGTGAACGTCATCAAAAAGATTTCAAAAAAGAAGACTATAATGCAGATGATATTACCGAAGGTGGTGAATCTTCAAATACAGATTCTGCTGAAAAATTTACAGACATCAATTTTGAGGACATATAA
- a CDS encoding M14 family metallopeptidase, with translation MRLLIVLFLLCGLNLNAQSQNDLSYYLPQEVTYDQNIPTPESIIGHQVGEWHVTHDKLMFYMQALAKASNRITIENRGTTFEGRPLLLLTITSPENHDNLEAIRETHIASTDNSSVNTSNMPIVVYQGFSIHGNEPSGSNASMVVAYYLAAAQSDEVKNLLKNTVILFDPSFNPDGLQRFAYWANTNKSKNLNPDPNDREYDEIWPGGRTNHYWFDMNRDWLPVQLPESQARIASFHKWLPNILTDHHEMGTNASFFFQPGIPSRTHPLTPKLNQELTKNIGDFHAKALDKIGSLYYTEESFDDFYYGKGSTFPDINGGIGILFEQASSRGHIQESENGIITFPFTIRNQFTAALSTLEAAVNMREDILQYQHDFYKNARNEASREATNGIVFGDEKDAAKTFHLAEILKRQNIEFHEIKNDFTSNGKRFKKGNAFVIPKNQKNSRMINAMFEKRTTFQDSLFYDVSAWTFPLAFGLDYTEDIALSNAGDKVENLKMKTGKVSKKSNYAYLMEWHEYYTPKALNAILNSDLRAKVGMKQFSMNGKDYDYGTILIPVQNQNKSASEIFELLQQISEESHLDIDGVDTGLTKGIDLGSNNFKALEQPKIAMIVGDGISPYDAGEMWHLLDQRYDIQLTKLDNSSLNRADLSRYNTIILPSGRVDGSATKKLKDWVQEGGTLIGFRSVLNWLNGNKFLKLDFKKMEREAKDINYEQRGDFRGAQVIGGAIFEADIDRSHPINFGYKNDKIALFRNNTLFMKPDKQSYNNPIQYTKNPLLSGYISKDNLDSLATTVPFKSVGLGRGTVIVFTDNTNFRGFWYGTNKLLMNAVFFREEM, from the coding sequence ATGAGATTATTAATAGTACTATTTTTACTTTGTGGTTTAAACCTAAACGCACAATCCCAAAACGATCTTTCTTATTATCTACCTCAAGAGGTCACTTATGACCAGAATATTCCAACTCCAGAATCTATAATTGGTCATCAAGTTGGAGAATGGCATGTTACACATGATAAATTAATGTTCTACATGCAAGCCCTGGCAAAAGCATCCAACAGGATTACAATTGAAAACCGAGGTACAACCTTTGAAGGCAGGCCTCTGCTCCTTCTCACCATAACATCTCCAGAGAACCACGATAATCTCGAAGCCATAAGAGAAACGCATATCGCTTCTACAGACAATAGTAGCGTCAACACCAGCAATATGCCAATTGTCGTCTACCAAGGGTTTTCCATCCATGGTAATGAACCAAGCGGATCAAACGCCTCAATGGTAGTCGCCTATTATTTGGCAGCTGCGCAAAGTGATGAAGTTAAAAACCTTTTAAAAAATACTGTAATTTTATTTGACCCATCATTTAATCCAGACGGTTTACAACGATTTGCCTATTGGGCAAATACCAATAAAAGTAAAAACCTCAACCCAGATCCCAATGATAGGGAATATGACGAAATCTGGCCTGGAGGAAGAACAAACCACTACTGGTTTGACATGAATCGTGACTGGTTGCCAGTGCAATTGCCAGAATCACAGGCGCGTATTGCCAGCTTTCATAAATGGCTGCCAAATATTTTGACAGATCACCATGAAATGGGAACCAATGCCAGTTTCTTTTTCCAACCTGGAATTCCGTCACGAACGCATCCCTTAACTCCAAAACTCAACCAAGAGCTGACCAAGAATATTGGTGATTTTCACGCCAAGGCTTTAGATAAAATTGGTTCACTGTACTACACAGAAGAAAGTTTTGATGATTTTTACTACGGAAAAGGATCAACCTTTCCAGATATAAATGGTGGTATTGGGATCTTGTTCGAGCAAGCCAGCTCTCGAGGTCATATTCAGGAAAGTGAAAATGGAATCATTACATTTCCCTTTACCATTAGAAACCAATTTACTGCAGCGCTTTCTACTTTGGAGGCAGCAGTGAATATGCGTGAGGATATTTTACAATATCAGCATGACTTTTACAAAAACGCAAGAAATGAAGCTTCCAGAGAAGCAACCAACGGAATTGTTTTTGGAGATGAAAAGGATGCTGCAAAAACCTTTCATTTAGCTGAAATACTAAAACGCCAAAATATAGAATTTCATGAAATAAAGAACGACTTTACAAGTAATGGCAAGCGTTTTAAGAAAGGAAATGCTTTTGTTATTCCGAAGAATCAAAAAAATTCAAGAATGATAAATGCGATGTTTGAAAAGCGCACAACATTTCAAGACAGCTTGTTTTACGATGTCTCTGCATGGACGTTTCCGTTAGCTTTTGGGCTGGATTATACTGAAGATATTGCGCTTTCAAATGCAGGCGATAAAGTAGAAAATCTAAAAATGAAAACTGGCAAAGTTTCTAAAAAAAGCAACTACGCCTATCTTATGGAATGGCATGAATACTATACACCAAAAGCATTGAACGCTATTTTAAATAGCGATTTACGTGCAAAAGTTGGGATGAAACAGTTTAGCATGAACGGTAAGGATTACGATTATGGGACTATATTGATACCTGTTCAAAATCAAAATAAATCGGCATCAGAAATTTTTGAGCTTTTGCAGCAAATTTCCGAAGAAAGTCATTTAGACATTGATGGAGTAGATACGGGATTAACCAAGGGGATCGATTTAGGAAGCAATAATTTTAAAGCTTTGGAGCAACCTAAGATCGCCATGATTGTTGGTGATGGAATTAGCCCATATGATGCTGGTGAAATGTGGCATTTGCTTGATCAACGTTATGATATACAACTCACCAAATTGGATAACAGCTCACTTAACAGAGCAGATTTAAGTCGTTACAACACCATTATTTTGCCAAGCGGTCGTGTAGATGGTAGCGCAACCAAAAAATTAAAAGATTGGGTTCAAGAAGGTGGAACTTTGATAGGTTTTAGAAGTGTTCTAAATTGGTTGAATGGCAATAAATTCTTAAAATTAGATTTCAAAAAAATGGAACGCGAAGCTAAGGATATAAACTATGAGCAACGCGGAGATTTTAGAGGTGCACAAGTAATTGGAGGCGCTATTTTTGAAGCTGATATTGACCGATCCCACCCAATTAATTTTGGATATAAAAATGATAAGATCGCATTATTTAGAAATAATACGCTTTTTATGAAACCAGATAAGCAAAGTTATAACAACCCAATTCAATACACTAAAAACCCACTTTTAAGTGGTTATATTTCTAAGGACAATTTAGATAGTTTAGCCACCACTGTCCCTTTCAAATCTGTTGGTTTAGGTCGTGGTACTGTTATTGTCTTTACAGATAATACTAATTTTAGAGGGTTTTGGTACGGTACCAATAAATTATTGATGAACGCTGTGTTTTTTAGGGAAGAAATGTAG
- a CDS encoding tRNA-binding protein: protein MNNIITFEDFTKVDLRIGTIIEVNDFPQARNPAYQLTIDFGALGIKKSSAQITTLYSKEQLLKKQIVAVVNFPKKQIAKFMSECLLLGAVDGKDVILLNPENHVKNGSPIT, encoded by the coding sequence ATGAATAATATAATAACTTTCGAGGACTTTACAAAAGTAGATTTAAGAATCGGTACCATTATAGAAGTGAACGATTTCCCTCAAGCAAGAAACCCAGCATATCAATTAACAATCGATTTTGGAGCATTGGGAATAAAAAAATCGTCAGCTCAAATTACAACGCTTTACAGTAAAGAACAATTACTCAAAAAGCAAATTGTTGCGGTTGTCAACTTTCCGAAGAAACAAATTGCAAAATTTATGAGCGAATGTTTACTTCTCGGTGCAGTTGACGGTAAAGATGTCATACTTCTAAACCCAGAAAATCATGTCAAAAATGGAAGTCCCATAACTTAA
- a CDS encoding thioredoxin family protein: MARTSSNMLELGTKAPDFELLNTVDDTLVTLDEAKGVKGTLVMFICNHCPFVDHVNPQLVKLAKDYASKGINCIAISSNDVESYPQDGPDKMKTHAIDHDYIFPYLYDQTQDVAKAYKAACTPDFFVFDSELKLVYRGQLDDSRPGNDIELTGADIRTAFDHLLNNKPISEDQKPSIGCNIKWK; this comes from the coding sequence ATGGCACGCACCTCTTCAAATATGCTTGAGCTTGGAACAAAAGCTCCAGATTTTGAATTATTAAATACAGTTGATGATACTTTAGTAACTTTAGATGAAGCTAAAGGCGTCAAAGGAACCTTAGTAATGTTTATATGCAACCACTGCCCATTTGTGGATCATGTAAATCCGCAATTGGTAAAATTGGCAAAGGATTATGCTTCAAAAGGCATTAATTGTATAGCTATTTCCAGTAATGATGTTGAGAGTTATCCGCAAGATGGTCCAGATAAAATGAAAACACACGCGATTGATCATGACTACATCTTTCCATACTTATATGATCAAACGCAAGATGTTGCAAAAGCCTATAAGGCAGCTTGCACTCCAGATTTCTTTGTTTTTGATAGCGAGCTAAAATTGGTTTATAGAGGGCAACTTGATGATTCCAGACCAGGAAACGATATTGAATTGACTGGTGCAGATATAAGAACAGCTTTTGATCACCTTTTGAATAACAAGCCAATTTCCGAAGATCAAAAACCTAGTATTGGTTGTAATATAAAATGGAAATAG
- the mazG gene encoding nucleoside triphosphate pyrophosphohydrolase, translating to MADKTQQLKAFERLLVIMDELRDQCPWDKKQTLQTLRHLTIEEVYELGDAILEDDLQEVKNELGDVLLHIVFYSKIGSEKNAFDIADVCNSICDKLINRHPHIYGNVTVENEEDVKRNWEQLKLKEGKGKKSVLEGVPKSLPAMVKANRIQDKVAGVGFDWEEPHQVFEKVKEELAELQEEVNQNNQDKIESEFGDVLFSMINYARFLKVDPESALERTNKKFIKRFQYLEQKSKDLKKSLSEMTLEQMDVFWEEAKKM from the coding sequence ATGGCAGATAAAACCCAGCAATTAAAAGCATTTGAGCGCTTGCTTGTCATCATGGACGAACTGCGAGACCAATGTCCATGGGATAAAAAGCAAACGCTTCAAACCCTTCGTCACCTTACCATAGAAGAAGTTTACGAGCTTGGTGATGCCATTTTAGAAGACGATCTCCAAGAGGTGAAAAATGAGCTTGGTGATGTATTGCTACACATCGTTTTTTATTCAAAAATTGGAAGCGAGAAAAACGCCTTTGATATTGCAGATGTGTGTAATAGCATTTGCGATAAGCTCATTAATCGCCATCCTCATATCTACGGAAATGTAACCGTCGAGAACGAAGAGGACGTCAAAAGAAACTGGGAACAACTCAAGTTGAAAGAAGGTAAAGGGAAAAAAAGCGTTCTTGAAGGTGTTCCTAAAAGTTTGCCAGCAATGGTAAAAGCAAACCGTATTCAAGATAAAGTTGCAGGAGTTGGTTTTGACTGGGAAGAACCGCATCAGGTTTTTGAAAAAGTTAAAGAAGAATTGGCAGAACTTCAAGAAGAGGTCAATCAAAATAACCAAGATAAAATTGAAAGTGAATTTGGAGATGTTCTATTTTCTATGATCAATTACGCACGCTTTTTAAAAGTTGATCCAGAGAGTGCATTAGAGCGAACCAATAAAAAATTCATTAAAAGATTTCAATATTTAGAACAAAAATCAAAAGATTTAAAAAAATCTTTATCAGAGATGACGCTAGAGCAGATGGACGTTTTCTGGGAAGAGGCAAAAAAAATGTAA
- a CDS encoding DUF5606 domain-containing protein — MSLDKILSISGKPGLYKIVAQTRSGFIAESLIDNKKVSVNIHSNISVLSEIAVYTLTEELPLREVLKKIKDKEDSKETSISHKDSKDKLEEYFFEVLPDYDEDRVYASDIKKIVQWYNLLQKHDLLDALEEGSEVTTDEEE; from the coding sequence ATGAGTTTAGATAAAATACTTTCCATTTCTGGAAAACCAGGATTATATAAAATCGTTGCACAAACACGTAGTGGTTTCATCGCAGAATCTTTAATCGATAATAAAAAGGTATCTGTAAATATTCACAGTAATATAAGTGTATTAAGTGAAATAGCTGTGTATACTTTAACAGAAGAATTGCCACTAAGAGAAGTCCTTAAAAAAATAAAAGACAAAGAAGATTCTAAAGAAACCTCAATTAGTCATAAAGATTCTAAAGATAAATTAGAAGAATATTTCTTTGAAGTCTTACCAGATTACGATGAAGATCGAGTATATGCCAGTGATATCAAAAAAATTGTGCAATGGTATAACTTACTTCAAAAACACGATCTACTTGATGCCCTAGAAGAGGGTAGTGAAGTTACTACAGACGAAGAAGAATAA
- the def gene encoding peptide deformylase encodes MILPIVAYGDPVLRKIAEPITKDYPNLEALIENMKETMHGAFGVGLAAPQIGLPIRLFLVDTEPFAEDDVFTEEEQSQLKNFKRTFINAEILEEEGDEWAFNEGCLSIPDVREDVFRQPKITIKYQDENFKTHTEVYDGLIARVVQHEYDHIEGVLFTDKISSLKKRLIKGKLGNISKGKINVDYRMRFPLMKKKR; translated from the coding sequence ATGATATTACCAATTGTTGCCTATGGTGATCCTGTTTTGAGAAAAATAGCAGAGCCAATAACTAAAGATTATCCAAATCTAGAGGCACTTATAGAGAACATGAAAGAAACCATGCATGGCGCATTTGGCGTGGGATTGGCTGCTCCACAAATAGGATTGCCAATACGTTTATTTCTAGTTGATACCGAGCCATTTGCAGAAGATGATGTGTTTACTGAAGAAGAGCAATCGCAACTTAAAAATTTTAAAAGAACCTTTATAAATGCTGAAATTTTAGAAGAAGAAGGTGATGAGTGGGCTTTTAATGAAGGCTGTTTGAGCATTCCAGATGTTAGGGAAGATGTCTTTAGACAACCAAAAATAACCATCAAATACCAAGATGAAAATTTTAAAACCCATACCGAAGTGTATGACGGTTTAATTGCCCGAGTAGTACAACATGAGTATGACCATATTGAAGGTGTATTATTTACCGATAAAATTTCTTCATTAAAAAAGCGTTTAATAAAAGGTAAATTGGGTAATATTTCAAAAGGAAAAATAAATGTAGATTATAGAATGCGTTTTCCATTAATGAAAAAAAAGCGCTAA
- the ruvX gene encoding Holliday junction resolvase RuvX, which yields MARILALDYGIKRTGIAVTDEFQIIASGLTTVDTKELITFLKRYISEEKVELFIVGEPKQMNYEPSESEQSIAKFLIRLEKEIPQVPIKRVDERFTSKMAFQTMIDSGLKKKQRKDKALVDEISATIILQSYLQNPT from the coding sequence ATGGCGAGAATTTTAGCATTAGACTACGGAATAAAAAGAACAGGAATTGCGGTCACAGATGAATTTCAAATCATTGCATCTGGACTGACAACAGTAGACACAAAAGAGTTGATAACTTTTTTGAAACGTTACATTTCCGAAGAAAAAGTAGAATTATTCATCGTTGGAGAGCCAAAACAAATGAATTATGAGCCTTCTGAGAGTGAGCAATCCATAGCGAAATTTTTGATTAGACTTGAGAAGGAAATTCCGCAAGTACCAATAAAGCGAGTTGATGAGCGGTTCACTTCAAAAATGGCATTTCAAACGATGATTGATAGTGGTCTCAAAAAAAAACAGCGTAAGGATAAAGCTCTCGTCGATGAGATTAGTGCTACTATTATTTTACAGAGTTATTTGCAAAATCCGACTTAA
- a CDS encoding 2,3,4,5-tetrahydropyridine-2,6-dicarboxylate N-succinyltransferase — MKQLQQNIEDAWNDRSLLTNQVTIDSIRSVIDLLDEGTLRVAEPTNDGWQVNEWVKKAVVLYFPIQKMETLEAGIFEYHDKIPLKRDYQKRGIRVVPNAVARHGAYISSGTILMPSYVNIGAYVDEGTMVDTWATVGSCAQIGKNVHLSGGVGIGGVLEPLQASPVIIEEGAFIGSRCIVVEGVHVEKEAVLGANVVLTMSTKIIDVTGDEPVEMKGRVPARSVVIPGSYTKKFAAGEYQVPCALIIGKRKESTNKKTSLNDALREYDVAV; from the coding sequence ATGAAACAATTACAGCAAAATATTGAAGACGCCTGGAACGATAGGTCATTATTAACAAACCAAGTTACTATTGATAGCATTAGGAGTGTCATAGATTTATTAGACGAAGGCACTTTGAGAGTAGCAGAACCTACCAATGATGGTTGGCAAGTTAACGAATGGGTAAAAAAGGCAGTTGTGCTGTACTTCCCGATTCAAAAAATGGAAACTCTTGAAGCAGGCATTTTTGAGTATCATGATAAAATCCCCTTAAAAAGAGATTATCAAAAAAGAGGTATTAGAGTAGTGCCTAATGCTGTGGCACGTCATGGCGCCTATATTTCTTCTGGTACTATTTTAATGCCTAGTTATGTAAATATTGGAGCTTATGTTGATGAAGGCACTATGGTAGATACTTGGGCTACAGTTGGTAGTTGTGCTCAAATAGGTAAAAATGTACATCTCTCTGGAGGTGTTGGGATTGGTGGTGTTTTAGAGCCATTACAAGCATCTCCCGTAATCATAGAAGAGGGTGCGTTTATAGGTTCACGTTGCATTGTGGTAGAAGGTGTACATGTAGAAAAAGAAGCTGTCTTGGGAGCTAATGTGGTTTTAACAATGAGTACGAAAATTATTGACGTTACTGGCGACGAACCTGTAGAGATGAAAGGTCGAGTTCCTGCACGCTCTGTAGTTATTCCTGGTAGTTATACTAAAAAATTCGCAGCTGGAGAGTATCAAGTTCCATGTGCATTGATTATTGGCAAGCGAAAAGAAAGCACCAACAAAAAGACGTCTCTTAATGATGCTTTGCGCGAGTATGATGTTGCGGTTTAA
- a CDS encoding glycosyltransferase family 9 protein, giving the protein MKILIIQQKMIGDVLTTSILFEVLKAEHPDAELHYVINSHTFPVVENNPFIDKFSFVTPEIEQSKTKFLSFLKSIKNEKYDAVIDVYSKFSSNLMTKFSGAKIKISKKKWYTSHYYTHVFKEAKTPKTNAGLAIENRLQLLQPLCDNIPKKIKPKVYLTPQEIENSKQFLIDSNINLSKPLFMISVLGSGDNKTYPLPHMADLIDLIVNETNGQILFNYIPKQIHEAKTVYNFCKSETKKHIHFDVFGKDLRNFLSITHHCTALIGNEGGAVNMAKALNIPTFTVFSPWILKEAWNMFENETTNISIHLKDVKPELYKDKSIKEMKGEVFNLYKEFPPELIFPKLKEFLKQF; this is encoded by the coding sequence TTGAAAATTCTCATTATCCAACAGAAAATGATCGGTGACGTCCTCACCACAAGCATTCTTTTTGAAGTTTTGAAAGCAGAACATCCAGATGCTGAGCTTCATTATGTGATCAATTCACATACGTTTCCTGTGGTTGAGAATAATCCTTTTATTGATAAATTTTCATTTGTTACTCCAGAAATCGAACAAAGCAAAACTAAATTTCTTTCATTTCTAAAATCCATAAAAAATGAAAAATATGATGCTGTAATAGATGTCTACTCTAAATTTTCAAGCAACTTAATGACCAAATTTTCAGGAGCAAAAATTAAGATCTCTAAGAAAAAATGGTACACTTCGCATTATTACACACACGTTTTTAAGGAAGCTAAAACGCCTAAAACCAATGCTGGATTGGCGATTGAAAATAGATTACAATTGCTACAACCGCTTTGCGATAATATTCCGAAGAAAATCAAACCCAAAGTATATTTGACTCCTCAAGAGATTGAAAACTCTAAACAGTTTCTCATTGACTCTAACATAAATCTATCAAAGCCACTTTTTATGATTAGCGTTCTGGGAAGTGGAGACAATAAAACCTACCCTTTACCTCACATGGCAGATTTGATTGATCTTATAGTGAATGAAACCAACGGACAAATTTTATTCAATTATATCCCGAAGCAAATCCATGAGGCTAAGACCGTCTATAACTTTTGCAAATCAGAAACAAAAAAGCATATTCATTTTGATGTCTTCGGAAAAGATTTACGAAACTTCCTATCCATTACCCATCATTGTACTGCCTTAATTGGAAACGAGGGTGGTGCAGTTAATATGGCAAAAGCTTTAAACATTCCAACATTTACGGTATTTTCTCCATGGATCTTAAAAGAAGCCTGGAACATGTTTGAAAACGAGACCACTAATATTTCAATTCATTTAAAAGATGTCAAACCCGAGCTTTATAAAGACAAATCTATAAAAGAAATGAAAGGAGAGGTATTCAATCTGTATAAAGAATTCCCTCCCGAGTTGATATTTCCGAAGTTAAAAGAGTTCTTAAAACAGTTTTAA
- a CDS encoding glycosyltransferase family 2 protein, which yields MKSIDTSVIISTYNSPLWLQKVLWSFEVQTFRDFEVVIADDGSGPETKELIDTMKTELSYPIQHIWHKDDGFQKTIILNKATVAAKGNYLVYTDGDCIARADFLQVHINNREVGHFLSGGYFKLPIDISELISEEDIKTQRCFEIDWLKSQGLNSSFKNNKITATGLKQKILNKFTPTTATWNGHNASGYKNDIILANGYDERMQYGGEDRELGERLFNAGLKAKQVRYSAICLHLDHERGYVKPEMIEKNLKIRATTKQDKLTRTPFGIAKP from the coding sequence ATGAAAAGTATAGATACATCTGTAATTATAAGTACTTATAATAGTCCGCTTTGGTTGCAAAAAGTCTTGTGGAGTTTTGAAGTACAAACCTTCAGGGATTTTGAAGTAGTTATAGCAGATGATGGCTCAGGACCAGAAACCAAGGAATTGATCGATACAATGAAAACAGAACTGAGTTATCCAATTCAACACATTTGGCATAAAGATGATGGGTTTCAAAAGACAATCATTCTCAATAAAGCAACAGTTGCAGCAAAAGGAAATTATTTGGTGTATACCGATGGCGACTGTATTGCCAGAGCAGATTTTTTACAAGTTCATATCAACAATAGAGAAGTAGGTCATTTTTTATCTGGTGGTTATTTTAAATTACCGATAGATATAAGTGAGCTCATTTCCGAAGAAGATATAAAAACACAACGCTGTTTTGAGATAGATTGGTTAAAATCCCAGGGACTCAATTCTTCGTTTAAAAACAATAAAATCACCGCAACAGGATTAAAGCAAAAAATACTAAACAAATTCACGCCAACAACTGCTACCTGGAATGGTCACAATGCTTCTGGTTATAAAAATGATATCATTCTCGCAAATGGTTACGACGAGCGCATGCAATATGGAGGTGAAGATCGAGAGTTGGGAGAACGGTTATTTAATGCAGGACTCAAAGCAAAACAAGTGCGTTATAGCGCTATTTGTTTGCATTTAGATCACGAAAGAGGTTACGTGAAACCAGAAATGATCGAAAAAAATCTAAAAATTAGAGCGACTACAAAGCAAGATAAATTGACCCGAACGCCATTTGGGATTGCTAAACCTTAA